The genomic segment CGATAGAGAGCTTGCGGCAAGGTGCATAGAGAGGAACTTTATCCCCGATGGAACCCCCTGGTTGTGTTTGCATTCCGCACCTCGTCTCAGATAACTATTTCGAACACCCTTTGCAGTAAATATAGTGAAAATGAGGTTTCAAGGCCGATCAGTTAGATTCATAAAAATAAACCCAAACTATGTAGGCTTTCGCTTAATACTCCTGGCGCATGCTTTCTGTTAACTTATACCGACTGGGTGGCACAGGCAAGTCCTGACATATATTAACTCTGACTCGGAAGCGTTTAATAAACAAAACTAAGAAACAAATAGCCAGCAAGAAATATCGCTACCCACATCGCCATGCTGCCGGCAGGACGAGCGCTGGTAAGCAAGCCGGTGGGCACATGGTAAATGCTGGAAAGAATGTCCAGGCAGCGGTGCAATCTCGTAACAAAGGCCCGGCGTAAAACGTCATCCAGTCTCCATATGGCCGCGAACAGGCTTTGTATCGCAACCGGGAAAAGACGGCGATAAAACCACTCCGCGTCCAGGTTGGTAGAGTGTAGTTCGGGGGGGTACATGCCTCTGAGGTTGAGCCAGACGAAGGCCAGCGCCGAGAAAAATAGCAGCTGGGTCTGTGCCAACACGTGAGTCGCGTCATAGGGATTATATCCGGTGTCGTAAGGCAGCAGGGAGTATAGTGCGGCCGGATAGACGCCGATTCCGATGCACAAAACCGCTGCGATCAACATCGCCAATAACATGTTGTTGGGTGGATCACTTACCCGAATGCCCGAGTCATGCGCGAAGAAAGCAAAATAGGGGATCTTGATGCCGGCGTGATGAAAGACACCCGCGGAAGCAAATAACAGCATTAACCATATCCAGTCATAATCATTTTCCAGGGCGGCGGACATCACCATGGATTTGCTAACGAAACCACTGAATAACGGGAAGGCCGAAATTGAGGCTGCCCCGACGATGCACAACACCGTGGTTTTCGGCATCGTTTTGTAGAGTCCGCCCAGATCCGATCCGTTCATGCGACCGGTCATATGCAACACCGCCCCCATCGACATAAACAGCAGTCCCTTGAAGATGACATCGTTAAACGCATGTGAAACAGCGCCATTGATAGCGAGTGCTGTGCCGATGCCGACACCAACGACCATAAATCCTACCTGGTTGATCAGGCTGTAGGCCAACACCCGGCGCAGGTCATTTTCAATTACGGCAAAGAAAATCGGGAAACAGGTCATAGCCGCGCCGATATATACCAGCAGCTCGGTACCGGGATATCCACGAGCTAGTGCATAGACGGCGACCTTGGTGGTAAACGCACTGAGAAATACAGTGCCGGTTACGGTGGCCTCGGGATAGGCATCGGTGAGCCAGTTGTGCACAACTGGAAAAGCACATTTAATGCCAAAAGCGATAAAGATTAGCCATCCGGCTATACCTTCCAGGCCTATAAAGCCGAAATCCAGGGAACCGTTTTCGGCAGCATAAAACAGTGCACCGATCAGCAGAATGACGCCGGACAGGACCTGGATAATCAGATAACGCATCCCGGCCTGGTAAGAACGCCTGGATCTCCGCGCCCAGATAAGAAATACCGAAGTAAATGCAAGGAGTTCCCAGAAGACGAACAAGGTTAACAAATCGCCGGAGAAGACGGCCCCGAGGCCGCTGCCTGCATACAACAAGGCAGTTACCTGTTGCACGGTGTCGCGTACGTGCAGCGAGTAAACGATGGCAATAAACGCGGCGATATGAAATACATAACCGAACATCAGGCTCAGCTTATCGACACGGTAAGGGGTGAGCTGATAATCGAATAAGGCCAACTGCAGATGAACGCCTTCGGGTACCATCCACAGATGGAGCGCACTCGCGACAGGCACTGCCAGCATGATTACACCGCGCAAGGTTCCGCGGGTGACGGCAGCAAACAGGGCACCGATAAAGAAAGGCAAGAATGGCGGTATTTCAAGCATCCACATCGTTACCACCTTCGGCACTATGCTTTTCGTTAGCGTCGGGTCTTGCGTTTATCTCCGCATCGCCTTCGTCATAGTAATCTTCCGCGCGCATGAGAAAGGTTCGCATCCATTTGGCGACTAGCACCAGCATGACGCAGGCGACAAATCCAAAGACAGGATAGAATCCCCAGAGGTTTTCCCAGCTATGCTCGACGTGACGATGGATTACAAAGTCCAGCGCAAAAAGCAGCACACAACACCCGTAGAGGATATATAAAACGCGTTTTACATTATTGGGGTTATCAAACAGATATTGCTTCTCGTTTTCCATAAGTTAATCCTTATGTAACCAGAATGGCCCTGGCCAGTTCATATAAGGGTTGCGGATATACAAAAAGGACCAGGCAGCCCACCGTGGTAATACTCAAGGCAATTAATGATGGTAACGGAGCTTCTTTTATCCCGGCTCGAGAATAGGGCGTCTTGTCACCGGAGAAAAACGCATGAAAAGGTATGGGTAAAAGATAAGCGATGTTGAGCAAAGAGCTAATCATTAACGCTGCCATCAGAATCCACTGTTCCGCCTCCAGCGTGCCCATTAACAGGAACCATTTGCTCCAGGTACCACCGGCGGGTGGTACGCCAATGATGCTGAGGCTGGCAATAAAAAATGCAG from the Gammaproteobacteria bacterium genome contains:
- a CDS encoding Na(+)/H(+) antiporter subunit D, whose product is MWMLEIPPFLPFFIGALFAAVTRGTLRGVIMLAVPVASALHLWMVPEGVHLQLALFDYQLTPYRVDKLSLMFGYVFHIAAFIAIVYSLHVRDTVQQVTALLYAGSGLGAVFSGDLLTLFVFWELLAFTSVFLIWARRSRRSYQAGMRYLIIQVLSGVILLIGALFYAAENGSLDFGFIGLEGIAGWLIFIAFGIKCAFPVVHNWLTDAYPEATVTGTVFLSAFTTKVAVYALARGYPGTELLVYIGAAMTCFPIFFAVIENDLRRVLAYSLINQVGFMVVGVGIGTALAINGAVSHAFNDVIFKGLLFMSMGAVLHMTGRMNGSDLGGLYKTMPKTTVLCIVGAASISAFPLFSGFVSKSMVMSAALENDYDWIWLMLLFASAGVFHHAGIKIPYFAFFAHDSGIRVSDPPNNMLLAMLIAAVLCIGIGVYPAALYSLLPYDTGYNPYDATHVLAQTQLLFFSALAFVWLNLRGMYPPELHSTNLDAEWFYRRLFPVAIQSLFAAIWRLDDVLRRAFVTRLHRCLDILSSIYHVPTGLLTSARPAGSMAMWVAIFLAGYLFLSFVY